A region of Mesorhizobium sp. AR02 DNA encodes the following proteins:
- a CDS encoding L-2-amino-thiazoline-4-carboxylic acid hydrolase, whose protein sequence is MTDPEARAEKLSRELDSAFRNRADLYRLFLDELTGELGAEKAEAIMVRAIEQRGKEVAAAAFASFGANDARVIGEAFLAVSPDGGLMYPTDIERGDDRIAFKVKRCPLKDAWVEAGVGDEKLSTLCRIAGAFDRGLFEATGVRFDNITWTPGHGSGCCHIALTNRDAG, encoded by the coding sequence ATGACCGACCCCGAAGCCAGAGCCGAAAAGCTGTCGCGCGAACTCGATTCCGCGTTCCGCAACCGCGCCGATCTCTACCGCCTGTTCCTCGACGAACTGACCGGAGAGCTGGGCGCCGAAAAAGCCGAGGCGATCATGGTCCGCGCCATCGAGCAGCGCGGCAAGGAAGTGGCGGCAGCGGCCTTCGCCAGCTTCGGCGCCAACGATGCGCGCGTCATCGGCGAGGCCTTCCTGGCCGTCAGCCCGGATGGCGGCCTGATGTATCCAACCGATATCGAACGGGGCGATGACCGGATCGCCTTCAAGGTGAAGCGCTGCCCGCTGAAGGATGCCTGGGTCGAGGCCGGCGTTGGCGACGAAAAACTCTCCACGCTCTGCCGCATCGCCGGCGCCTTCGACCGTGGCCTGTTCGAGGCGACGGGCGTGCGCTTCGACAACATCACCTGGACGCCAGGCCACGGCTCCGGCTGTTGCCACATCGCATTGACCAATCGCGATGCCGGCTAA
- a CDS encoding ABC transporter ATP-binding protein — translation MSLLAVSNLTKRYRRGGNTVIAVDDVSFHIDPGETLALAGPSGSGKSTIARLVLRLIEPDAGAIEFEGDDFLALRGAALRARRARLQMVFQDPLAASNPRATVARVLDDPLRIHGIASSAERPRRIAALLERVGLTAELAPRAIHEISGGQRQRVAIARAIATKPSLIVLDEAVSALDVSVRGQILDLLLDLQRQERIAYLFISHDLGVVRAIAHRVVLLDAGRIAESGDARAVIDAPQSAIGKALVASAPKLKRTTQDAS, via the coding sequence ATGAGCCTGCTCGCAGTGTCCAACCTCACCAAGCGCTACCGTCGCGGCGGTAACACCGTCATCGCCGTCGACGACGTCTCTTTTCATATCGATCCCGGCGAAACACTGGCGCTGGCCGGCCCCTCCGGCAGCGGCAAGTCGACGATCGCCCGGCTGGTGCTGCGCCTGATCGAGCCGGACGCCGGCGCCATTGAATTCGAGGGGGATGACTTCCTAGCCTTGCGTGGCGCCGCCTTGCGTGCACGTCGCGCCCGCCTGCAAATGGTGTTCCAGGATCCGCTTGCTGCCTCCAACCCACGCGCCACCGTGGCGCGCGTGCTCGACGATCCCTTGCGCATCCATGGCATCGCCTCCAGCGCCGAGCGCCCGCGCCGCATCGCCGCCTTGCTCGAGCGCGTCGGCCTGACGGCCGAGCTTGCGCCGCGCGCCATCCATGAAATCTCCGGCGGCCAACGGCAGCGCGTCGCTATCGCCCGCGCCATCGCAACCAAACCGTCGCTGATCGTGCTGGACGAGGCGGTGTCGGCCCTCGACGTCTCGGTGCGCGGCCAGATCCTCGACCTTCTGCTCGACCTACAGAGGCAGGAACGGATCGCCTATCTCTTCATTTCACATGATCTCGGCGTCGTCCGTGCCATCGCCCACCGCGTCGTCCTTCTCGATGCCGGGCGGATTGCCGAGAGCGGCGACGCCCGTGCCGTGATCGACGCGCCGCAATCGGCCATCGGCAAGGCACTGGTGGCATCAGCGCCAAAGCTCAAAAGAACCACGCAGGACGCATCATGA
- a CDS encoding ABC transporter ATP-binding protein, giving the protein MTVLASIRDLTVTYRRDGGEVAALRNISLDIMAGERLAIIGESGSGKSTLALAIARLLPASSAVGGRIEWPSLGRTPLLGRDIGFVFQDPSASLDPVMTVGKQIAEVAHTHLGLAWPQAYAKAKTLLERVRLPDPDSALRAFPHQLSGGQKQRVAIAAAIAAGPKLLIADEATSALDTIVQAEIVGLIRRLVAEDGMTLLFISHDIALAAELAERIAVFRHGQLVELGTTAQIVGAPTQTYTRTLLDAHIGLDAEPLLNRVGLHA; this is encoded by the coding sequence GTGACCGTGCTGGCGTCGATCCGCGACCTGACGGTGACCTACCGCCGCGACGGCGGCGAGGTGGCGGCGTTGAGGAACATCAGCCTCGACATCATGGCTGGCGAGCGTCTGGCCATTATCGGCGAAAGCGGCTCGGGCAAGAGCACGCTGGCACTGGCGATTGCGAGGTTGCTGCCGGCATCTTCGGCGGTTGGCGGAAGAATTGAATGGCCCAGCCTTGGCCGCACACCCCTCCTCGGCCGCGACATCGGCTTCGTCTTCCAGGATCCGTCCGCCAGCCTCGATCCCGTCATGACCGTCGGCAAACAGATTGCCGAAGTCGCGCATACGCATCTCGGCCTCGCATGGCCGCAGGCCTATGCAAAAGCCAAAACCCTGCTCGAACGTGTCCGCCTGCCCGACCCAGACTCAGCCCTGCGCGCCTTCCCGCATCAGCTCTCCGGCGGCCAGAAGCAGCGCGTGGCGATTGCCGCGGCAATCGCGGCCGGGCCGAAATTGCTGATCGCCGATGAGGCGACCAGTGCGCTCGACACCATCGTGCAGGCCGAGATCGTCGGCTTGATCCGGCGGCTGGTGGCCGAGGATGGCATGACGCTGCTGTTCATCAGCCACGACATCGCGCTGGCGGCCGAGCTTGCCGAGCGCATCGCCGTGTTCCGCCATGGTCAATTGGTCGAGCTTGGCACGACGGCACAGATTGTCGGCGCCCCAACGCAAACCTACACCCGCACCCTGCTCGACGCCCATATCGGCCTCGACGCCGAACCATTGCTGAACCGGGTCGGGCTGCACGCATGA
- a CDS encoding ABC transporter permease, which translates to MSPLRRFLRTPEAVAGAILLAALIAMALSAALLFPGDPQAIAGPALLPPFQDWSLPLGTDRLGRDVLAELFHGARTSLAVGLAAAAAALAIGSVVGTLAGFAGGLVDEVLMRITDAFQTVPSFLLALAFVSVVGPSLGVVVAAIALGTWTGPARIARAEVLSIRERDYIASARAIGMHPLEIAFREVLPNALPPVLAMSSVIVAAAILTEAALSFLGLGDPNRVTWGGMIAEGRAVLRTAPFLSIVPGIALVLTVLGVYLAGEGIVETTAVRRGLS; encoded by the coding sequence ATGAGCCCGCTCCGCCGTTTCCTGCGCACGCCCGAGGCGGTCGCCGGCGCCATCCTTCTGGCTGCGCTGATCGCGATGGCGCTGTCGGCCGCGCTGCTGTTTCCCGGCGACCCACAAGCCATCGCCGGCCCGGCGCTGCTGCCGCCCTTCCAGGACTGGTCGCTACCGCTCGGCACCGACCGGCTCGGCCGCGACGTGCTGGCCGAACTGTTCCACGGCGCCCGCACCTCGCTTGCCGTCGGGCTAGCGGCAGCGGCGGCTGCACTGGCCATCGGCTCGGTGGTCGGCACGCTGGCCGGCTTTGCCGGCGGCCTCGTCGACGAGGTACTGATGCGCATCACCGATGCCTTCCAGACCGTGCCGAGCTTCCTGCTGGCGCTGGCCTTCGTCAGCGTTGTCGGGCCGTCGCTCGGCGTCGTCGTTGCGGCAATAGCGCTCGGCACCTGGACCGGCCCGGCTCGAATTGCCCGCGCCGAAGTCCTCTCCATCCGCGAACGCGACTATATCGCCAGTGCCCGTGCCATCGGCATGCATCCGCTCGAAATCGCCTTTCGCGAAGTGCTGCCCAACGCCTTGCCGCCGGTGCTGGCGATGTCGTCGGTGATCGTCGCCGCCGCGATCCTCACCGAAGCGGCGCTGTCCTTCCTCGGCCTCGGCGACCCCAACAGGGTCACCTGGGGCGGCATGATAGCCGAAGGCCGCGCCGTCCTGCGCACCGCGCCCTTCCTGTCGATCGTCCCGGGCATAGCGCTGGTGCTGACGGTGCTGGGCGTCTATCTGGCCGGCGAAGGCATCGTCGAAACGACAGCGGTTCGAAGAGGCCTGTCGTGA
- a CDS encoding ABC transporter permease: MTRALILLRRRLVGSVFVLLIVVIGTFLLLEAAPGDAVDAYIVSTGGDAGMIELLRHRWGLDQSELTRLANYLWALLHLDLGQSVTFSRPIRDVILERLPNTLLLMVSATALSFGLGSALGIYAGAKPGSFRDRFLSIGSLALYAVPGFWLGLVLIVVFAVDLRWLPIGGIETLASDKTGLDRATDIAIHLILPVSALGFIYLALYLRMMRAGMAEAWRQDFVLAARARGLSRRRIVLAHVARNALLPLVTMLGLQSAQMLGGSVVIESVFSVPGLGRLAQEAVASRDTPLLLGIILVSAVLVIVINLLVDIAYAFLDPRVGASEAGA, translated from the coding sequence ATGACCCGCGCCCTCATCCTCCTCCGTCGCCGCCTCGTCGGCAGCGTCTTCGTGCTGCTGATCGTCGTCATCGGCACCTTCCTTTTGCTCGAAGCCGCGCCCGGCGACGCCGTCGACGCCTACATCGTCTCGACCGGCGGCGACGCCGGCATGATCGAATTGCTGCGCCATCGCTGGGGCCTCGACCAGTCGGAGCTGACGCGGCTGGCCAACTATCTCTGGGCGCTGCTGCATCTGGATCTCGGCCAGTCGGTGACCTTCTCCAGACCGATCCGCGACGTGATCCTCGAGCGCCTGCCCAACACGCTGCTGTTGATGGTCAGCGCCACCGCGCTGTCCTTCGGGTTGGGTTCCGCGCTCGGCATCTATGCCGGCGCCAAGCCCGGCAGTTTCCGCGATCGCTTTCTGTCGATCGGCTCGCTGGCGCTTTATGCCGTGCCGGGTTTCTGGCTTGGCCTGGTGCTGATCGTCGTCTTCGCCGTCGACCTGCGCTGGCTGCCGATCGGCGGCATCGAGACACTGGCATCCGACAAGACCGGTCTCGACCGCGCAACCGACATCGCCATCCATCTCATCCTGCCGGTTTCCGCGCTCGGCTTCATCTATCTGGCGCTCTATCTGCGCATGATGCGCGCCGGCATGGCCGAGGCCTGGCGGCAGGATTTTGTGCTCGCCGCCCGCGCCAGGGGGCTTTCGCGCCGCCGCATCGTGCTCGCCCATGTCGCCCGCAACGCGCTGCTGCCGCTGGTCACCATGCTCGGCCTGCAATCGGCGCAGATGCTGGGCGGCAGCGTCGTCATCGAGAGCGTCTTTTCCGTGCCAGGCCTCGGCCGACTGGCGCAGGAAGCGGTGGCTTCGCGCGACACGCCGCTGCTGCTCGGCATCATCCTCGTCAGCGCCGTCCTGGTCATCGTCATCAACCTGCTCGTCGACATCGCCTACGCCTTCCTCGATCCGCGCGTTGGCGCCAGCGAGGCCGGCGCATGA